One window of the Babesia microti strain RI chromosome IV, complete genome genome contains the following:
- a CDS encoding hypothetical protein (overlaps_old_locusTagID:BBM_III07875) → MNEQTYRTIVRSHSTNVRRNTTNCSTLSYRCGIMSYRSNWSNFIESLAYKQLEAKLRKDAELEFNLLWNIFRLRFDMDIERVISASEDIDKFTDRCLEYQFSGEKAQHCFAKAKSMRSLAILLLLIVRDITHMLRVVNARKIAQRQHLTDLIALSLTGAKLSSNFIYDKCTKNLGKISKGKKVGFFEQAIQKMDLGPDTEILPSSYFYRVFTCLGYQRETIFEGMWDCSDLIRELVDLNNALQKFISMIHFIFPHPPITLLPQFTRNLSKTRLEIKFRKILIRAKAYIKVKKCLLKFPELANTTLLIPNAPIPTPKIKHGHWEPHEEIQLLKAVNRFGEGSWQKGAAVYFFNTRTGTQLRDKWQNLLRYGHVTCMGSGKERVWVFAIEKQQ, encoded by the exons ATGAATGAGCAAACATATCGCACTATCGTAAGGTCTCATTCCACAAATGTACGCAGGAATACGACAAATTG TTCCACACTCTCCTACCGCTGTGGTATTATGTCATATCGCTCAAATTGGAGCAACTTTATAGAGTCCTTAGCTTACAAACAATTAGAGGCCAAACTAAGGAAGGATGCTGAGTTGGAGTTTAATCTTCTGTGGAATATATTCCGTCTCAGGTTTGATATGGACATTGAACGAGTCATTTCAGCTTCGGAAGACATAGACAAGTTTACCGATCGTTGTCTCGAATATCAATTTTCAGGTGAAAAGGCACAGCATTGTTTTGCAAAAGCCAAGTCAATGAGATCATTGGCCATATTATTGTTGTTAATCGTACGGGACATAACACACATGTTACGGGTAGTAAATGCTAGGAAGATTGCACAGAGGCAGCACTTGACTGACTTGATAGCACTTTCACTAACTGGTGCCAAATTATCGTCAAATTTCATCTACGACAAATGTACTAAAAATTTGGGCAAAATTAGCAAGGGTAAAAAGGttggattttttgaacAAGCAATACAAAAGATGGATTTGGGACCTGATACTGAAATATTGCCATCTTCATATTTCTACAGGGTGTTTACTTGTTTGGGATACCAAAGGGAGACGATTTTTGAGGGCATGTGGGATTGCTCGGATTTGATAAGAGAATTGGttgatttaaataatgcactccaaaaatttatctCAATGATTCACTTCATCTTTCCCCACCCGCCCATCACATTGTTACCACAATTCACCCGTAATTTGTCCAAAACTCGACTAGAGATCAAATTTAGGAAGATACTCATAAGAGCGAAGGCTTATATTAAAGTTAAAAAATGTCTTCTAAAATTTCCAGAACTGGCGAATACCACACTTCTAATACCCAATGCCCCTATTCCAACGCCTAAGATAAAGCATGGCCATTGGGAACCGCATGAGGAGATCCAGCTACTAAAGGCTGTAAACAGATTTGGCGAAGGAAGTTGGCAAAAGGGCGCGGcggtatatttttttaatacaCGAACTGGCACACAACTTCGGGATAAGTGGCAGAATTTGTTGAGATATGGGCATGTTACTTGTATGGGTAGTGGAAAAGAGAGGGTGTGGGTTTTTGCCATAGAAaaacaacaataa